CCGCCTGCGGAACCTATTGCCGCAACAGCAATGTTAGATTCCAATGTTGCAATTTTGCCAACGAACTCCCAAAGGAACATACAAATTTTATAGAAGGCCGTATTTAACCAGTCCAATTCCTTACCATTTACTTCCATGCCACTCACGTTCCATATTTTTCCTCATATTCCTTTTGCATTTTCTGTAGTTCAGAAATATCTGCCTTGTGATAATTTTTTACAATATTATCAAGCCAGTTGTGGAAATCCAAAATCTTATCATGATAGTCCTCTACTATCTTACTGAATGAAAAGTTCTCTTCTTGCTTCGTCAAAAAACACTTTGCCGGCTTTGTCCATTTATCCCACTCAAGCAATCGCTCTTTCTGCAGATTAATACCACTCTCAATACCTTGCTCTGCATGAACACGTAGAAACCGCTCTGTGCTCGGTAGACCTTTGTGGAGCATATAATTCCGCAAATCGTTTATGAATTTGGAAAGCTCATCGGTTTCAAATTCGGACTTCACTTTTTTATTATAGAGTTTGGATACCTTGGTGTTTGGATAATGTTGAGATACCCATGCACGCGTATGGTCAACAAGGGTTTTGGCACCAGCAAGAAAATTATGGAAAAGTCTGTGCACTTCTCTATGGACTTGATTGTCAGCTTCTCTGTTTTCTTCAGTCATTAATTTTAGTGCAACATCGGTGTTCTCAACCAACTTCAAAGCTTCGTTTAATTCGCGGTAGTTTCCAAGAAAAATATTCACGCTGAAAGACCGAGTGTGCAATCGATTAATTACTGCCATCCCTTCTGACTCATGCATTTGCGAAAATAGGTCGTATCCGTTGTCGGTCATGTCAAACTCACCTGAAATTTGGTCGTAGATATTTTTCTTGTTTAAGTTGCTTATATCTAATTTAATAACGTTAAATGGAATGTGTTGGAAGCAAGATTATGAGCCTTATTGACCAAATAATTGAACAATCAGTTGATGATAGTGTTCGTTTACCTGTCATTCTGAGGAAATGCTTGGTGGTGGCAGCAAAGTTAAAGAATGAGCGTCTGAAAGAATGGGCAAGCTCTGAATTAAACGGTTATCCGAATGCTGAAAATTTACCAGAATACAGAACGGCAAGTATCCAAGCTAAAGGCATCTTTTTAGGACCGCTGCAAGGGCAACTGAATAATCAACCTCTAACATCTTGGGTATTGGAGGAAGAGCATCGTTGGTGGGCGACTACCGCCCATTTTACCGATGGTGTTGCTGCTTATGAACAATTAACCAGTGACATCAAAGAAGAACGTTTGAAGTTAGATTGGCCTGCAGATTTAATAGCTTATTACCAAACAAAATTTATTGATGGTTGGGTGTTGAACCAAGCATGGCAAGACATTCCACCTGTCAGTTTGATTCATTTAGTTGATACAGTCCGAAATCGTGTTCTTGAGTTTGCTCTCGATATTAAAAATGAAATGGGGGATGAAGATATTGAACTTACCCAAATCAAGACGGAGCATGTAGAAACCGCCGTGCAGACGATTATTTACGGCGGAAACAACATTATCGCCGACAATATTGGTGACAACCTTCAACAAGCAAATGAGACGATAGTTCTTCAAGGCAATTTCGATACTTTGAAAAATAAGCTGAGTGAAATCGGGGTCAGCGATGAGCAAATCAATGAACTCAGCAATGCGATTGATGCCGACGCAGGAAAAGAAGACGACCAAGTTATCGGGAAACAAGCATCCAGTTGGTTGACGAAGACGCTATTAACGGCTGGAAAAGAAGGTGGGAAAATCGCAGGTGAAGCGGCTCGGACACTAATAACTCAAGCAGTTTTGTCATATTTTGGAGAATGAATTACAGATGTCCCAGAAAGCACTGATTGGTTTCATAGATGTTCTTGGTTTCTCAGAACTTGTTAAACGAAAAGATTTTGGAGATTTGTTTGAACAGTATATCCAATTGATTCGCAATGCGTTAAACGCACGAGGCCAGACGCATATGGAGTATGTAGTTTTTTCAGATAGCATTGTGATTGTTTCTGAGAAAACAGACTATAAAAGTTTATTTCTTTTGATTGAAGCCGTTTCCCTCTTTTCATTCGAGGCATTAACAAAACTGGGTTTGCCAATCAAGGGCAGTATCACTTCAGGCAATATCACCTACAAGAAACAAGACGGTGATGTAGTTATTGCGGGAACACCAATTGTTGAAGCATATAAGCTTGAGCAATCTCAGAACTGGGTAGGGGCAATGATTTCCCCTAATACAATTCGCGAATATGAACACTTTTTCGATTTAGTGGATTATCCGAATTTGCAAGTGCCCATACAGTTAGAGCGTTTGAAAAAAAATATGGCTTGGGCCATTACCGTTCAAAAAACTGGCCTAATTCCTTATAAAAATAAAAGTGATGATGACTTCTTTGAAGGCTATGCGATTGTTCCCCGTCGATTGTCATCTGTTGATGCAGGTCATCTCAAAGAAGATATGAACGAATACCTTGATGCTTTAACAAAAGAGAAATTCTTTTCGGCATCACCTGATGTTCAACGGAAATATCGCAATACAGAGCAGTTCGTCCAGCAGGTTATCAGCTTGTGGCATAAGAGATGGGCATCAAATACATACCGGATGCATTTTTGGTCTAAGAATGAGGCTCGCAATAGAACTGACGCTGGTTATGCCATTTTTGCTCCAGATGCTCCATTAGATTAACTGAACCGCATTTTCCAATTGCGTATCGCTAACTTCAATATACCTTTGGGTCGTGCCAATATTGGCGTGGCCCATTAATTTTTGGATGACACGCACGCTGACCGACTTGGTGTTGAGCGTGGTGGCGAATGTCCTACGACCTGAATGCGACGATGCACCGATAACACCAGCGTCTTGGTAGATGCGTTTGAGCAGCATGCAGATACCGTGACGCGTGAACGGTGCTTTCTGACTGATGAATAATGACTGGTCTTTGTTATAGACTTTGATGTCAGCCAGATAAGCACGTAGTTCTTTTTTCAATTTGTCAGAAACGAAGATGGGTCTGGCCTGTTGGCCTTTTGTCTGATGCTTGGTGAGCATAATACGTGAATTGATATTACCATCTTCGTCCAGCACGTCAGATACTTTCAAGCTGGCAACTTCGATGGCTCTGAGGCCACTCAGATAGGTTAGCATAAAGATGGCTCGGTTGCGGCTTGCGTGTCGTTGGTTTGCAATAATGCCAAGAACTCATTTTACATCTTTCGCGTTCAATACTTTGGCTTGCTTACTCATTACGCCTGACCTCAAATAATACTATTCTGTTTTCTGGTGCTCATATTATAGCATTACTGAAATATGACACCAGGAATACCCGGCATTATTGTTGGTTTATTTGGTGAAATGCTTACAATTGACCAAATGATAACATTATAAATATTTGAGACGCTGGTATATGCGTTAACTTATAATTGAGGTGTTCTTGATGCGTATTTGCGAAATCGATAAATCATTTAACTGGAAACGGGCTGAGTTGTTTGGCCTGTATGCCCCGGCTAAAAATCAGTTTTTGAAACCGGAGCTACAAACAAAGAAGTCGCCAAGTGCGAAAGCACGGCTGGCGATGATACGAGCAAAGAAACTCCAGCAACAGGAATTGGCAACACGAAGGCAGATTCAAAACTTGATGTATCAAAACACCGATATAACCAAGAGGGAACTCGAAGACCAGCAACGAGAGCTTGAGCTTTTGAAACAAGAAATCTTGCACCTGATTGACAAAGCAGAAATCGAACAAGAAACCAAATCTCGCATCCGTGATATAGCTCTGCGACATATCTCTGAGATTTAATGATTTAATTCTCTTGCGTCCGAACGCACTTCGTTTGTTCGTTCGTATGGCTGACACCACTCATAGCTCACGCTATTCGTTCTTATCAGCCATAACTTTTTCAGCAATTTAATTATTAAACATTCTTGAAAGGCGTATAGCCTTTAAGCGAAGCGGCACTCGAAACAGCTAAGATAAATGCAACCTTCCCCCCCCCACTGGGGGAAGGAAGGAAACATGAAATAAATTCTCTACGAAACGAGCTTGAGATTTCAGAACAATACCTCGGCGGTCAATTGGTGGCAGGGCGAAACCAATCCTATATCCGAGTCCCTTCTCCGTATCAAAGATACAGACCCCACGGCAAGCTATTAGAACCTATTGTTGAGCACTAACAGCCCTGAGATTAGTGGTTTTTCACGTCTCTCCTATCGTCTTTGCATAGCATCACTATGCGGTGCTGAAGGTGGATGCAACCAAATAGGGAGCCCTAACAGACATTAAACGATAAACCCTAAATGATATTCCTATGTGCTATCCCCACTCATAACGCCCGTCTCGTATTCGGAAGCTGGTTATCCAACTGCTGTCGCTGTGTTTCTTGCGTAGTTAACAAGTCAATACTACTGAATAGTTATATAAATAATAATACTGAATACTCATATCAAAACTCAATATTATTACACCTGTATTTATACATTTAGCTTCAAAAGAAGCTGATAAAAATAAAAAACTTTAATTTTGACTTTGATGCTATGAATTACTTAAACTATACATATAAAAAATTGAAAGACGCTGGCCTGACAACGGGCTTTAATGATTTTAGTCGTCGCTTTCTGATGAAGAATGAAAGCTATGCTCGAACAATACGAGCCAGACAAAAAGATTTGCCACTACCATCACTGATTATTTTGACAGCACGCGTGTCGCAATCGTCTCAGAATTTACTGGCTACAAACGTCGGTAGAGAATTAGGCGAAGAGCTTGGTGCGTTGGCTCAGGAATTGTCCGAGCACGTCTACAAACGTGCTTTGTCAGGTGGTTAAAATTGGAAGAACCATGAAATACTTATTTGCGATATACCCTGAAACAGAGCCTGAAGAAAACAGGTGCATAGAATGGACATCGGATGACGCTGCTATGCTTTTTAGACTACAGCATACAGGGCAACTATATACACTTGATGGTTCATTGCCCTTTCCATTATCAAAACTGGAACAGATACTTAATTGTTATGGCATTGTCATTTTGTCAAATGCAGACGAACCAGATACGGAGTATGTTTATGATAAAAATGAAATAGACAACACCCTAATTTTTCGTAAGCGTCATTCAGCATGACAATGGCAAATAAGCCAAACCATCTTATTCAGACTGAAAACTGACCATATTATCCAAGTAGTATCTAATATTGTCGTGCTCATCCATCATAGGGACCAAATGCTTGGTATAACGTGCAGAATCACGACGTGCTAAATCATCTTTGTAAGTTGTTTCGATTTGACGCTCTGAAGTTCCCATTCGGTCAGCAATCACACTGGTCTTTTCATCGGAATACAAGATTGCGAAAGAGGCAAACGTATGCCTGAGACTTGTCATGTTTCTTGTTTTGCCGTTCGGGTCTTTCAGGCAACCGTTTAATTTCAAGAATGACTTCCACTGCGTATTGTCAGTATTAGATTTTTTCCCGGTTTCTGTTGCAAAAACATAATCATCTGGCTCGGTAAACTTTGATTTCTTTTTCCAAATCTCAAAATCTGCATTCAAATCTTCTGAAATTGGAACAAGCCTCCGCTTGCCTTTAGCTTTTGCAAAAAAATATGTTTCAGTTTTCTTCGTTTGCGGGTTCCGCTCTGACCTTAAATCTTTCCATTGAAGCTGAACCAAATCAGCAACCCTTGTTCCACACGCTAACATCAGCTTGAACTTAAACAGTATTCGTTGCCTTGTTAGTTCTTCATTTTCATTTTTTGCATCTGCAATCCAATCAGAAAAAACTTTCTGCAACTTGGTATATTCTTCGTAGTTAAACCCCTCAGCCGACCTATTAATTCCCATCTGCCTTTGGTCAAGCGACATCGGCACGCCCTTGTCCGTAAAACCCTTGCGAAAAGACCAGGTCAGAAATTCTTTAATAATTTTTCTCTCATTGTCCAAGCCATG
This sequence is a window from Terasakiella sp. SH-1. Protein-coding genes within it:
- a CDS encoding site-specific integrase — encoded protein: MLTYLSGLRAIEVASLKVSDVLDEDGNINSRIMLTKHQTKGQQARPIFVSDKLKKELRAYLADIKVYNKDQSLFISQKAPFTRHGICMLLKRIYQDAGVIGASSHSGRRTFATTLNTKSVSVRVIQKLMGHANIGTTQRYIEVSDTQLENAVQLI
- a CDS encoding DUF6626 family protein translates to MNYLNYTYKKLKDAGLTTGFNDFSRRFLMKNESYARTIRARQKDLPLPSLIILTARVSQSSQNLLATNVGRELGEELGALAQELSEHVYKRALSGG
- a CDS encoding tyrosine-type recombinase/integrase, whose protein sequence is MRIVMKKTGKSGWDNYVKLEKGLSIGTRQDQSSGIYYCRLRIDGRNRDYSLGTRDKTEAIVLAAKKKGLVSGKGIEAVQRKKKSGKRKVWLDVKWEEFLEYKKNKVRNGVIKESRLGVYRSIDRNWFGKYIRKKPARIDFEKLDDDYFSRFWDWRISYYGSVEHKRDDRIAREDGYIRSIRKPNGHGLDNERKIIKEFLTWSFRKGFTDKGVPMSLDQRQMGINRSAEGFNYEEYTKLQKVFSDWIADAKNENEELTRQRILFKFKLMLACGTRVADLVQLQWKDLRSERNPQTKKTETYFFAKAKGKRRLVPISEDLNADFEIWKKKSKFTEPDDYVFATETGKKSNTDNTQWKSFLKLNGCLKDPNGKTRNMTSLRHTFASFAILYSDEKTSVIADRMGTSERQIETTYKDDLARRDSARYTKHLVPMMDEHDNIRYYLDNMVSFQSE